A single Acidobacteriota bacterium DNA region contains:
- a CDS encoding DUF1552 domain-containing protein, producing MMNFRKSLPRRTFLRGLGATVALPLLDSMAPAFAAAPAANKPTRVAFVYVPNGIVMDRWTPKKEGAGFDIPATLEPLAPFHDQMLMLSGLAHNTGMGLEGEGGGEHARASAVFLTGIHPKRTEGTDLQAGTSIDQIIAQEAGKHTQLASLELAIDSTDVIGICDTGYSCAYSNTLCWRTASTPMPMENQPRAVFERMFGDSDSTDPKQRESRIRQDRSILDLVVQDANRLLAGLGKGDKTKLTEYLDAIRDIERRIQMAESQSNQELPRLDRPTGVPATFREHAQLMFDLQVLAYQTDMTRVATFMLGREQNTRVYRELGITDAYHPLTHHQHDAAKIEKVLKIDRLHTEVLAYFMEKMKATPDGDGNLLDHSMIVYGSALSDGNMHVHNDLPILLAGGGSGQLKGGRHIRYPQDTPTTNLYLALLEKLGMPVEKFGDSTGRLSLLAGV from the coding sequence ATGATGAACTTCAGGAAATCACTTCCCCGCCGCACATTCCTGCGCGGGCTCGGCGCGACGGTGGCGCTGCCACTGCTGGACAGCATGGCGCCGGCCTTTGCCGCCGCGCCGGCGGCGAACAAGCCAACCCGGGTGGCATTTGTGTACGTTCCCAACGGGATCGTCATGGACCGCTGGACGCCGAAGAAGGAAGGCGCGGGCTTCGACATTCCTGCCACGCTGGAGCCGTTGGCGCCGTTCCACGACCAGATGCTGATGCTGAGCGGCCTGGCGCACAACACCGGCATGGGCCTGGAGGGTGAGGGCGGCGGCGAGCACGCGCGCGCCAGCGCCGTCTTCCTGACCGGCATTCACCCCAAGCGCACCGAAGGCACCGACCTGCAGGCGGGCACCTCCATCGACCAGATCATCGCACAGGAGGCCGGCAAGCATACGCAGCTTGCTTCGCTGGAATTGGCGATTGACTCGACCGACGTCATCGGCATCTGTGACACTGGCTACAGTTGCGCGTACAGCAACACGCTCTGCTGGCGGACGGCAAGCACGCCGATGCCCATGGAGAATCAGCCGCGCGCCGTTTTCGAGCGCATGTTCGGCGACAGCGATTCGACCGACCCGAAGCAGCGCGAGTCGCGCATCCGGCAAGACCGCAGCATCCTCGACCTTGTTGTACAGGACGCCAACCGCTTGCTCGCGGGGCTAGGCAAGGGCGACAAGACCAAGCTCACCGAATATCTTGACGCCATCCGCGATATTGAACGGCGCATCCAGATGGCCGAGAGCCAGTCGAATCAGGAGTTGCCCCGTCTTGATCGTCCTACGGGAGTTCCAGCTACGTTCCGTGAGCACGCCCAACTGATGTTTGATCTACAGGTGCTGGCCTATCAGACCGACATGACGCGCGTGGCGACCTTCATGCTGGGCCGCGAGCAGAACACCCGCGTGTATCGCGAACTGGGGATTACGGACGCCTATCACCCGCTGACGCACCATCAGCACGATGCTGCGAAGATCGAAAAGGTCCTGAAGATTGACCGTCTGCACACCGAGGTGCTGGCCTACTTCATGGAAAAGATGAAGGCCACGCCGGATGGCGACGGCAACCTGTTGGACCATTCCATGATCGTCTACGGCAGCGCGTTGAGCGATGGCAACATGCACGTCCACAACGATCTGCCCATCCTGCTCGCCGGCGGAGGCAGCGGCCAGCTCAAGGGCGGGCGGCACATCCGTTACCCGCAGGATACTCCCACGACCAACCTGTATCTGGCGCTGCTCGAGAAGTTGGGCATGCCGGTCGAAAAATTCGGCGACAGCACCGGGAGACTCAGCCTGCTGGCTGGGGTGTAA
- a CDS encoding DUF1592 domain-containing protein — protein MPDTSRPDGAVARRFFFLLLAFALLGEAPTTASPLAPGAVLGKYCITCHNAKLKTGGLTLDSLDASKVAAAAPVWEKVVRKLRTAAMPPAGAPRPDQDTYNALAGYLETELDRAAAARPNPGRPGVHRLNRAEYVNAIRDLLAIDTDAVDIRSLLPADDSGYGFDNIGDNLSVSALLMERYLSAARKISRMAVGDPELRPDSVSYDVSRFLSQRDTVSEDLPFGSRGGVAVRHYFPLDGEYLIKVRLKTSYDGAVVLGLAQQQQVDVRLDGARVKLFTIGGSGRREQTAFDLEGKAPQAPDAGLEVRIAVKTGTRIVGVTFPAHPSKPEDILQPRLAEEETDQPGAGSVIIEGPLDATNPTGPTGAPSPGDTASRSRIFLCRPAAGKDEKACAVSILRTLARRAYRRPITAADTVTLLVPFNSVAAERGFEAGIEAALQRMLVSPEFLFRVENDPSRAVPNTAYRIPDMELASRLSFFLWSSIPDDTLLSVAEQGRLKNPQELERQVRRMLIDPRAKALVDNFAGQWLYLRNISTVAPDVGEFPEFDENLREALRQETELFFQAMLLEDRPLRDLLDADFTFMNERLARHYGYPGVYGNRFRRVTVTDENRRGLLGQASILTVTSYANRTSPTIRGKWLLENILGAPPPPPPPNVPSLQDRGEDGKVLSVRQQLEKHRANPACASCHARMDPLGFALDNFDGIGKWRTVSGSERMPVDASGVLPEGTRFNGPAELRKILLTRSDQFITTVTEKLLTYALGRGLDYYDQPTMRRIIRESAAGDHRWSTLILAIARSAPFQTRRSREP, from the coding sequence GTGCCCGATACCTCCCGTCCAGATGGAGCAGTGGCCCGGAGATTTTTCTTCCTGTTGTTGGCCTTCGCCTTGCTGGGCGAAGCGCCCACCACTGCTTCGCCATTGGCTCCTGGCGCTGTTCTGGGTAAGTATTGCATTACCTGCCACAACGCAAAACTGAAGACCGGCGGGCTCACGCTCGACAGCCTTGACGCGTCGAAAGTAGCCGCCGCTGCGCCGGTGTGGGAAAAAGTTGTGCGCAAGTTGCGGACGGCCGCCATGCCTCCGGCTGGTGCGCCGCGGCCCGATCAGGACACTTACAACGCGTTGGCGGGCTATTTGGAAACGGAGCTGGATCGCGCTGCCGCAGCTAGGCCCAATCCAGGCCGGCCCGGTGTCCACCGCCTTAATCGCGCCGAATACGTCAACGCCATCCGGGACCTGCTGGCCATTGATACGGACGCCGTGGACATCCGCTCGCTGCTGCCGGCGGATGACTCCGGCTACGGCTTCGACAACATCGGCGACAACTTGTCGGTCTCGGCTTTGCTCATGGAGCGCTACCTCTCGGCGGCGCGGAAAATCAGCAGGATGGCGGTGGGTGATCCAGAGCTGCGCCCCGACTCAGTTAGCTATGATGTCTCCAGATTCTTGAGTCAGCGGGACACGGTGAGCGAGGATCTGCCGTTTGGGTCGCGCGGCGGCGTGGCCGTCCGCCACTATTTTCCGCTCGACGGTGAATACCTGATCAAAGTTCGGCTGAAGACCAGTTACGACGGTGCCGTGGTGCTTGGCCTGGCGCAACAACAGCAGGTGGACGTTCGTCTGGATGGCGCTCGCGTGAAGCTTTTCACCATTGGTGGCAGCGGGCGGCGCGAGCAGACGGCGTTTGACTTGGAGGGCAAGGCGCCGCAGGCACCCGACGCGGGGCTCGAAGTCCGCATCGCGGTGAAGACGGGCACGCGCATCGTGGGCGTTACCTTTCCGGCCCACCCGTCGAAGCCCGAGGACATTCTTCAGCCGCGTCTGGCCGAAGAGGAGACTGATCAGCCCGGAGCTGGCAGCGTGATCATCGAGGGGCCGCTCGACGCCACCAACCCCACCGGCCCCACTGGCGCTCCAAGCCCAGGTGATACGGCGAGCCGTAGTCGCATCTTCCTTTGTCGCCCGGCGGCTGGTAAAGATGAGAAAGCCTGCGCGGTGAGCATTCTCCGCACGCTGGCCCGTCGCGCCTACCGTAGACCGATTACCGCCGCCGACACCGTCACGCTGCTGGTGCCGTTCAACTCCGTGGCGGCGGAACGGGGTTTTGAGGCGGGCATCGAAGCCGCGCTGCAACGTATGCTGGTGTCACCCGAGTTTCTCTTCCGTGTCGAGAACGATCCTTCCAGGGCGGTACCCAACACCGCTTATCGCATCCCGGACATGGAACTGGCCTCGCGCCTGTCATTCTTTCTTTGGAGCAGCATTCCAGATGACACACTGCTGAGCGTCGCGGAGCAGGGCAGGCTGAAAAATCCCCAGGAACTGGAGCGGCAGGTCCGCCGCATGTTGATTGACCCGCGCGCCAAGGCGCTGGTCGACAACTTCGCCGGCCAGTGGCTCTATCTGCGCAACATCAGTACGGTGGCGCCCGACGTGGGCGAGTTTCCCGAGTTCGATGAAAATCTCCGCGAGGCGCTGCGCCAGGAGACGGAACTATTTTTCCAGGCGATGCTGCTCGAAGACCGCCCGTTGCGCGACCTGCTGGACGCCGATTTCACTTTTATGAACGAGCGGCTGGCTCGTCATTATGGCTATCCCGGCGTGTACGGCAATCGGTTCCGGCGAGTGACTGTAACTGACGAAAACCGCCGCGGCTTGCTCGGCCAGGCCAGCATACTCACTGTAACTTCCTATGCCAATCGCACCTCGCCGACGATTCGCGGTAAGTGGCTGCTTGAAAATATTCTGGGCGCCCCACCGCCGCCACCGCCGCCGAATGTCCCATCGCTGCAGGATCGCGGCGAAGATGGCAAGGTCCTCTCCGTTCGCCAGCAACTCGAGAAGCACCGCGCCAATCCGGCCTGTGCAAGTTGCCATGCGCGCATGGACCCGCTGGGTTTTGCGCTGGACAACTTCGACGGCATTGGCAAGTGGCGCACGGTCAGCGGCTCGGAGAGAATGCCAGTCGATGCCTCGGGGGTGCTTCCCGAGGGCACACGGTTCAACGGTCCGGCGGAGCTGCGCAAGATACTGCTCACTCGTTCGGATCAGTTTATAACTACAGTAACTGAAAAACTTTTGACTTACGCGCTGGGGCGCGGGTTGGATTACTACGACCAGCCCACCATGCGCAGAATCATACGTGAGTCAGCCGCCGGCGACCACCGCTGGTCCACGCTGATTTTGGCCATCGCCAGGAGCGCTCCGTTTCAAACGAGGAGGTCGAGAGAACCATGA